One stretch of Sinomonas terrae DNA includes these proteins:
- a CDS encoding HAD family hydrolase, producing MPTNAPTVDAVCWDWNGTLLDDVDIARAAMNAVLEERRLPVLSDQHAYRNAFAFPIKGFYARLGITDADFRLAASRYLELFAAQIGQAQLQAEARATLAAISSLGLKQVLISATIESTLRQQLAPHNVAGHFTHILGIADAYAASKADVVAGWLETSGHDPRRVLMIGDTNHDEEIAEDLNVRFLRFARGHQQPPNHNRHPVLHQIRDVIEHIHEAHRTAR from the coding sequence ATGCCCACAAACGCTCCCACCGTCGATGCCGTCTGCTGGGACTGGAACGGGACGCTGCTCGACGACGTGGACATCGCGCGAGCCGCGATGAACGCCGTCCTCGAAGAACGCCGCCTGCCGGTCCTGTCGGACCAGCACGCGTACCGGAACGCCTTCGCCTTCCCCATCAAGGGCTTCTACGCACGGCTTGGGATTACCGACGCCGACTTCCGCCTGGCCGCCTCCCGCTACCTCGAGCTGTTCGCAGCCCAGATCGGCCAGGCACAATTGCAGGCAGAAGCACGCGCGACCCTCGCTGCGATCAGCAGCTTGGGCCTCAAGCAGGTCCTCATATCAGCCACCATCGAGAGCACCCTCCGGCAGCAGCTGGCTCCGCATAACGTCGCCGGGCACTTCACGCACATCCTAGGCATCGCTGACGCGTACGCTGCGTCCAAAGCCGACGTCGTCGCCGGTTGGCTGGAAACCTCAGGCCACGACCCCAGACGCGTGCTCATGATCGGCGACACCAACCACGACGAGGAAATCGCCGAAGACCTCAACGTGCGCTTCCTCCGGTTCGCCCGTGGTCACCAGCAACCCCCAAACCACAACCGACACCCCGTACTGCACCAGATCCGAGACGTCATCGAGCACATCCACGAAGCACATCGCACTGCCCGTTAA